A genome region from Anastrepha ludens isolate Willacy chromosome 3, idAnaLude1.1, whole genome shotgun sequence includes the following:
- the LOC128856749 gene encoding protein YIPF1: MQSTGSDDLLQFRDYTSTPSMSSPPAQINVNSPTHSAGSAGANRGNDALNDLIYDMSNSAGILGGSGGAGGGGNMNIAAPGSGGSGADSGADVGSSNKVSFLTLEYYQQFFNVDTFVVLERIASSMIPKRASGNYLRSNIGQNPDLYGPFWITVTLIFSIAISGNIASYLQHANDNYHWRYNFHLVSYAATCIFIYANLFPIALWAVFKYSLKPVTDDVENENADYSPSLLSLMCVYGYSLFIYIPVSVLWVIQISLLQWLLVITAALLSGSVLIIVLTPALRNSKLSLFLIIGILGAHFLLAAGFMLYFFHVPGNAVSYTPAPAALEAVTSAAARAAKQVLSPTQVVGNIEPINGTQ; this comes from the exons ATGCAATCAACTGGTTCCGACGATTTGTTGCAATTTCGAGACTACACCAGCACACCTAGCATGAGTAGTCCTCCAGCGCAAATAAATGTTAACTCGCCAACTCACTCGGCTGGCTCTGCGGGTGCAAACCGCGGCAATGATGCACTAAATGATTTGATTTATGATATGAGTAACTCGGCAGGCATATTAGGCGGTAGTGGTGGTGCAGGTGGAGGCGGAAACATGAATATAGCTGCGCCTGGCAGTGGTGGCAGTGGCGCTGACAGCGGTGCAGATGTGGGCTCCAGCAACAAAGTGTCATTCCTAACATTGGAATACTATCAGCAGTTCTTCAATGTCGACACGTTTGTCGTATTGGAACGCATTGCGAGTTCGATGATACCAAAGCGTGCTAGTGGAAATTATTTGCGTTCGAATATTGGACAAAATCCTGATTTATATGGTCCCTTTTGGATTACCGTGACGCTG ATCTTCTCGATTGCTATAAGTGGCAACATAGCTAGCTATTTACAACATGCTAACGATAACTACCACTGGCGCTACAATTTCCATTTAGTTTCGTATGCTGCCACTTGCATCTTCATCTATGCCAATCTTTTCCCCATTGCGCTGTGGGCGGTATTTAAGTATAGTCTCAAACCGGTTACCGATGATGTAGAAAATGAGAAC GCCGACTACTCGCCCTCACTATTGTCGCTTATGTGCGTGTACGGCTAttccttatttatttacatacccgTTTCTGTGCTATGGGTTATACAG ATTAGCTTGCTACAATGGCTTCTCGTCATTACCGCCGCTCTACTCTCTGGTTCCGTGTTAATTATCGTACTTACACCTGCGCTTCGTAACTCTAAATTATCGCTATTCCTCATAATTGGCATACTGGGCGCACACTTCCTTTTGGCTGCCGGTTTTATGTTATACTTCTTTCATGTACCGGGCAATGCGGTGTCATATACGCCAGCGCCTGCTGCCTTGGAGGCTGTGACAAGTGCTGCTGCGCGAGCTGCTAAACAGGTTCTCAGTCCTACGCAAGTTGTGGGCAATATAGAGCCGATTAATGGTACACAATAG
- the LOC128859055 gene encoding probable cytochrome P450 311a1 isoform X1 — protein MSLVLILFLTCALCYFIRAKWQIYAVGRRIPGPWALPLVGNVQMLDKLKPESLFQSIADLRSKFGETYRLWLGPELWVFLHNPEETREALNDPTLTRPATFQQLSVLIGNGLLISHGKHWETHRRALSPAFHPHILSGFTPAIARYGDELVRKLRATAGMPIEVRECLFACTLDAIIETSMGKQLNSLTDPHNRYTHAFHKTSELLFKRMINPLLGLDFIFRRTKMCRELYASLAVINELMISVIDARVEALQLQAEFGLDLSPATSENGIRKQRRTLLDTLLTAEIDGQKLTRAEICDEVNTFVFAGVDTTTAAMCFVLYSLGKYPAEQQKLIAEIEEYSLRYADLTVDALNRLEYLDLFIKEVLRYYTVVPLTGRQTTTDTVIGGRRYCADITLWINLYGLAHDEKYFESPELFRPMRFVNTQNERLPAYVYIPFSGGPHICIGRKYALLIMKILTVQILRNFEVQLSNPNEVLVLQAQMVLKSLQGFNLIFTPRTMEG, from the exons ATGTCATTggtgttgattttatttttaacctgCGCTCTCTGCTACTTCATACGCGCCAAGTGGCAAATTTATGCTGTCGGCCGTCGCATACCAGGACCATGGGCTTTGCCATTGGTCGGTAATGTGCAAATGTTAGATAAATTGAAGCCCGAAT CTTTATTTCAAAGCATCGCAGATTTACGTTCTAAATTTGGCGAAACCTACCGTTTATGGCTCGGACCCGAATTGTGGGTCTTTCTGCATAATCCAGAGGAAACGCGGGAAGCTTTGAATGACCCGACACTAACGAGACCGGCAACTTTTCAACAGCTGAGCGTGTTGATCGGCAATGGTCTGCTGATAAGTCATG GTAAACATTGGGAAACCCATCGCCGCGCATTAAGTCCCGCTTTTCATCCACATATACTAAGCGGCTTCACACCTGCAATAGCAAGGTATGGTGATGAGCTAGTGCGCAAACTACGCGCAACTGCTGGCATGCCCATAGAAGTAAGGGAGTGTCTCTTCGCCTGCACACTGGATGCGATTATTG AAACCTCAATGGGCAAGCAATTGAATTCGCTTACAGATCCACACAACCGTTATACGCACGCCTTTCACAA GACGAGTGAACTTCTTTTCAAACGCATGATAAACCCACTGCTGGGTTTAGACTTCATATTCCGACGCACGAAAATGTGTCGCGAGCTGTATGCATCGTTAGCAGTGATAAACGAGCTGATGATTTCGGTGATTGACGCGCGTGTCGAAGCACTTCAACTGCAAGCAGAGTTTGGGCTGGATTTGTCACCTGCAACCTCAGAGAACGGCATACGCAAACAGCGTCGCACACTGTTGGACACACTATTGACAGCTGAAATTGATGGGCAGAAGCTAACGAGGGCGGAAATATGCGACGAAGTGAATACGTTTGTTTTTGCG gGTGTGGACACGACCACAGCGGCAATGTGTTTTGTGCTTTACAGCCTAGGCAAATATCCGGCGGAACAACAAAAACTGATAGCGGAAATTGAAGAATACTCATTGCGTTACGCCGACCTAACCGTCGATGCGCTCAATCGTTTGGAATATTTAGATCTTTTCATCAAAGAGGTGTTGCGCTATTATACTGTTGTGCCTCTAACAGGGCGTCAGACTACCACCGACACTGTAATCGGTGGTCGGCGCTACTGTGCTGACATAACACTTTGGATCAATTTGTATGGACTTGCACATGACGAGAAATATTTTGAATCGCCGGAGCTGTTTCGCCCGATGCGTTTTGTGAATACACAAAATGAGCGTTTGCCTGCCTATGTTTACATACCGTTTTCGGGAGGACCACATATTTGCATAGGCCGGAAATATGCATTGTTGATCATGAAAATCTTAACTGTTCAGATTCTACGGAACTTCGAAGTGCAATTGTCAAATCCGAACGAAGTGTTGGTGCTGCAGGCACAAATGGTTTTAAAATCGCTACAaggatttaatttaatattcacGCCCAGGACAATGGAGGGCTGA
- the LOC128859055 gene encoding probable cytochrome P450 311a1 isoform X2, whose amino-acid sequence MSLVLILFLTCALCYFIRAKWQIYAVGRRIPGPWALPLVGNVQMLDKLKPECKHWETHRRALSPAFHPHILSGFTPAIARYGDELVRKLRATAGMPIEVRECLFACTLDAIIETSMGKQLNSLTDPHNRYTHAFHKTSELLFKRMINPLLGLDFIFRRTKMCRELYASLAVINELMISVIDARVEALQLQAEFGLDLSPATSENGIRKQRRTLLDTLLTAEIDGQKLTRAEICDEVNTFVFAGVDTTTAAMCFVLYSLGKYPAEQQKLIAEIEEYSLRYADLTVDALNRLEYLDLFIKEVLRYYTVVPLTGRQTTTDTVIGGRRYCADITLWINLYGLAHDEKYFESPELFRPMRFVNTQNERLPAYVYIPFSGGPHICIGRKYALLIMKILTVQILRNFEVQLSNPNEVLVLQAQMVLKSLQGFNLIFTPRTMEG is encoded by the exons ATGTCATTggtgttgattttatttttaacctgCGCTCTCTGCTACTTCATACGCGCCAAGTGGCAAATTTATGCTGTCGGCCGTCGCATACCAGGACCATGGGCTTTGCCATTGGTCGGTAATGTGCAAATGTTAGATAAATTGAAGCCCGAAT GTAAACATTGGGAAACCCATCGCCGCGCATTAAGTCCCGCTTTTCATCCACATATACTAAGCGGCTTCACACCTGCAATAGCAAGGTATGGTGATGAGCTAGTGCGCAAACTACGCGCAACTGCTGGCATGCCCATAGAAGTAAGGGAGTGTCTCTTCGCCTGCACACTGGATGCGATTATTG AAACCTCAATGGGCAAGCAATTGAATTCGCTTACAGATCCACACAACCGTTATACGCACGCCTTTCACAA GACGAGTGAACTTCTTTTCAAACGCATGATAAACCCACTGCTGGGTTTAGACTTCATATTCCGACGCACGAAAATGTGTCGCGAGCTGTATGCATCGTTAGCAGTGATAAACGAGCTGATGATTTCGGTGATTGACGCGCGTGTCGAAGCACTTCAACTGCAAGCAGAGTTTGGGCTGGATTTGTCACCTGCAACCTCAGAGAACGGCATACGCAAACAGCGTCGCACACTGTTGGACACACTATTGACAGCTGAAATTGATGGGCAGAAGCTAACGAGGGCGGAAATATGCGACGAAGTGAATACGTTTGTTTTTGCG gGTGTGGACACGACCACAGCGGCAATGTGTTTTGTGCTTTACAGCCTAGGCAAATATCCGGCGGAACAACAAAAACTGATAGCGGAAATTGAAGAATACTCATTGCGTTACGCCGACCTAACCGTCGATGCGCTCAATCGTTTGGAATATTTAGATCTTTTCATCAAAGAGGTGTTGCGCTATTATACTGTTGTGCCTCTAACAGGGCGTCAGACTACCACCGACACTGTAATCGGTGGTCGGCGCTACTGTGCTGACATAACACTTTGGATCAATTTGTATGGACTTGCACATGACGAGAAATATTTTGAATCGCCGGAGCTGTTTCGCCCGATGCGTTTTGTGAATACACAAAATGAGCGTTTGCCTGCCTATGTTTACATACCGTTTTCGGGAGGACCACATATTTGCATAGGCCGGAAATATGCATTGTTGATCATGAAAATCTTAACTGTTCAGATTCTACGGAACTTCGAAGTGCAATTGTCAAATCCGAACGAAGTGTTGGTGCTGCAGGCACAAATGGTTTTAAAATCGCTACAaggatttaatttaatattcacGCCCAGGACAATGGAGGGCTGA